A single region of the Parasphingorhabdus litoris DSM 22379 genome encodes:
- a CDS encoding cupin-like domain-containing protein produces MNQIASKDAFERQVFGEAARRKFAGCYPEKPQIIDHNMAKNALLTLDALARLGTKLPETSVEYNPGDLPVGIDPDDVPDNGMSIADTILMIENSASWAVLKNIEQVPEYEALLLSLLAEIEPILESRTGKMLRPQGFIFVSSPDAMTPYHFDPEHNILLQLRGEKIMTVFAAGDENFAPATAHESYHTGGPRNLTWQEGFAEQGQAFHLTPGKAIFVPVMAPHFVKNGPAPSISLSITWRSDWSFAEADAHAFNHMLRGWGITPKAPGRFPKHNKGKAVSWRILRKLGLAK; encoded by the coding sequence ATGAACCAGATTGCCAGCAAGGATGCGTTTGAAAGACAGGTTTTCGGTGAGGCAGCCCGGCGAAAATTTGCTGGCTGCTATCCTGAAAAGCCTCAGATCATCGATCATAACATGGCGAAAAATGCTCTACTGACGCTTGATGCTCTGGCCAGGCTGGGAACAAAGTTACCGGAAACCAGCGTTGAGTATAATCCCGGTGACTTGCCGGTCGGGATTGATCCAGATGATGTGCCGGATAACGGCATGTCGATTGCCGATACGATATTGATGATCGAAAATTCGGCAAGTTGGGCCGTGCTCAAAAATATCGAACAGGTACCGGAATATGAGGCATTGTTGCTGTCTCTGCTGGCGGAAATCGAACCGATACTGGAAAGCAGGACGGGCAAGATGCTGCGGCCGCAGGGCTTTATCTTTGTGTCGTCGCCGGATGCGATGACGCCTTATCATTTCGATCCGGAACATAATATATTGCTGCAACTGCGCGGGGAGAAAATAATGACGGTTTTCGCCGCCGGTGATGAGAATTTCGCTCCTGCAACCGCGCATGAATCTTATCATACTGGCGGACCGCGCAACCTGACGTGGCAAGAGGGATTTGCCGAGCAAGGGCAGGCCTTTCATCTGACGCCTGGAAAAGCAATTTTCGTGCCCGTGATGGCGCCGCATTTTGTAAAAAATGGACCGGCGCCCAGCATATCGCTTTCTATCACCTGGCGTTCCGACTGGAGCTTTGCTGAAGCGGATGCCCATGCGTTTAATCACATGCTGCGGGGGTGGGGGATAACGCCCAAGGCGCCCGGCCGTTTTCCGAAGCACAATAAAGGCAAGGCCGTGAGCTGGCGGATCTTGCGAAAACTGGGTCTGGCAAAATAG
- a CDS encoding GFA family protein, producing MKVTGGCYCGAVRYKAEGEPMMKAECFCRECQYITGGGNLLVMAMPVEGFELTKGAVKGFTRDDLEYAVTREFCENCGTHLFTRAPRFKEGVIIKVGSLDDPSVFGKAESANYACDAQPYHRLPDDMPVNQKWMHS from the coding sequence ATGAAAGTGACAGGTGGCTGCTATTGCGGCGCGGTGCGCTATAAGGCTGAAGGCGAACCGATGATGAAGGCAGAATGTTTCTGTCGCGAGTGTCAATATATCACGGGCGGCGGAAATTTGCTGGTCATGGCGATGCCGGTGGAAGGCTTTGAGCTGACCAAAGGTGCCGTAAAGGGATTTACGCGCGATGATCTCGAATATGCGGTGACGCGCGAATTCTGCGAAAATTGCGGCACGCATCTCTTCACCCGCGCACCACGTTTCAAAGAGGGCGTGATTATCAAAGTCGGGTCATTGGATGACCCCAGCGTTTTCGGTAAAGCGGAAAGCGCCAATTATGCCTGCGATGCGCAGCCTTATCACCGATTGCCGGACGACATGCCCGTCAACCAGAAGTGGATGCACAGTTAA
- a CDS encoding Maf family protein has protein sequence MKLVLASSSPRRRELLGRLGVAPDRIASPDIDETPKKGELPRDYVLRMAREKAAAVERADDEVLIAGDTIVAVGRRILGKAENDAEQRQYMELLSGRRHHTMSAVCVIAADGTARTKLSDSIIKFKRFQNSEIDAYIQSGEGQGKAGGYAIQGLAEAFVISISGSFSGIMGLPLYETRNLLISSGYPLNQNGA, from the coding sequence ATGAAACTGGTGTTGGCATCATCCAGTCCGCGCAGACGCGAGTTGCTCGGCCGGTTGGGAGTGGCGCCAGATCGCATTGCTTCTCCAGACATTGATGAAACGCCCAAAAAGGGTGAACTGCCTCGCGATTATGTGCTGCGCATGGCGCGGGAAAAGGCCGCTGCTGTAGAACGTGCGGACGATGAAGTGCTGATTGCGGGCGATACGATCGTGGCGGTGGGTCGGCGGATTTTGGGCAAAGCCGAAAATGACGCGGAGCAGCGGCAATATATGGAGCTTTTGAGCGGGCGGCGGCACCACACCATGTCGGCGGTCTGCGTGATTGCGGCGGATGGAACTGCACGCACCAAATTGTCGGACAGCATCATCAAGTTCAAACGGTTTCAGAATAGCGAGATTGACGCCTATATCCAATCCGGCGAAGGGCAGGGCAAAGCCGGTGGTTATGCCATTCAAGGGCTGGCTGAAGCCTTTGTGATTTCGATTAGCGGCAGCTTTAGCGGGATCATGGGGCTACCGCTGTATGAAACCCGTAATCTGCTCATTTCCTCGGGTTATCCTCTCAATCAAAATGGCGCCTGA
- the maiA gene encoding maleylacetoacetate isomerase, producing the protein MTDIILYDYWRSSASYRVRIALNLKGIAYKSASTNLLDDSTKQADYIARNPQGFIPMLHIDGQDLTQSLAIIDYLDATHPEPPMVSSDPLERSRTLAQALVVAADIHPVNNLRIMKYLKNEMGQDQEAINIWYRNWVSEGFKALEAMAPDTGFFGGDAPNLADVCLVPQMYNGRRFETDMTAFPKLVRIDAACNELEAFQKAAPEAVKEQS; encoded by the coding sequence ATGACAGATATCATTCTCTATGACTATTGGCGCAGCTCCGCGAGCTATCGGGTGCGCATCGCTCTCAATTTGAAGGGCATTGCCTATAAGTCGGCGTCGACCAATTTGCTCGACGACAGCACGAAGCAGGCCGACTATATTGCCCGCAACCCGCAAGGTTTCATTCCGATGCTGCACATTGACGGGCAGGATCTAACCCAGTCGCTGGCGATTATCGACTATCTTGATGCGACCCATCCGGAACCGCCGATGGTTTCGAGCGATCCGTTGGAGCGCAGCCGAACACTGGCCCAGGCACTGGTGGTCGCGGCGGACATCCATCCGGTCAATAACTTACGGATCATGAAATACCTCAAGAATGAAATGGGGCAGGATCAAGAGGCGATCAACATCTGGTATCGCAACTGGGTGAGCGAGGGTTTCAAAGCACTCGAAGCCATGGCCCCGGATACGGGCTTTTTTGGTGGCGATGCACCCAATCTGGCCGATGTCTGCCTGGTCCCGCAAATGTATAATGGCCGCCGGTTTGAAACCGATATGACGGCCTTTCCAAAACTCGTGCGGATTGATGCGGCATGTAATGAACTGGAGGCTTTTCAGAAAGCGGCTCCGGAAGCGGTGAAGGAACAATCATGA
- a CDS encoding GNAT family N-acetyltransferase, which yields MDAGGFQTQSDEAVHYETSDRVCLQSSAAAELKPIAAMDADLLPSWQKLARNAAEPNVFYEHWLLSPALQHFSTHRELSLFLFWAGAPHKSDLLGLMPIGPSRQLGRWPVPFVQNWTHHNSFLGTPLVRIGFEHQFWTALFEELDIKSWPGFLHIRGLTVGGPLDQALRAVCARQKRRCDLVHSEARALLQSELDAEAYYAETVRSKKRKELRRQAKRLAEMGNLKFSHSMDDIGLGSWINDFLALERQSWKGQEGSALDCSGETRSFFHEALAGAARSGQLERHDLRLDDKPLAMLVNFHSAPGSFSFKTAYDANYARFSPGVLLQLENLKILGQPAIDWMDSCAAEDHPMIDRLWSGRRHIGRFSIELKGLSRTAMFRSVRLGEDLMAHIKKREIVDIAQVQT from the coding sequence ATGGATGCAGGCGGGTTTCAGACCCAAAGCGACGAGGCGGTTCATTACGAAACGTCCGATCGCGTGTGCTTGCAAAGCTCGGCCGCAGCTGAATTGAAGCCGATCGCCGCGATGGATGCTGATTTGCTGCCATCCTGGCAAAAACTGGCCCGCAATGCAGCGGAACCCAATGTCTTCTATGAACATTGGCTCTTGAGCCCCGCCTTGCAGCATTTCAGCACCCATAGAGAACTCAGCCTGTTCCTGTTCTGGGCCGGTGCGCCTCATAAATCCGACTTGCTTGGACTGATGCCGATCGGGCCATCCCGTCAATTGGGGCGCTGGCCAGTGCCTTTTGTTCAGAACTGGACCCATCATAACAGTTTTCTCGGCACGCCATTGGTACGCATCGGATTTGAACATCAATTCTGGACGGCTTTGTTCGAGGAATTGGATATCAAAAGCTGGCCCGGTTTCCTGCATATCCGAGGGTTAACCGTCGGCGGGCCTCTCGATCAGGCTTTGCGGGCTGTCTGTGCTCGCCAGAAGCGGCGCTGCGATCTGGTGCATAGCGAGGCGCGGGCACTGCTTCAAAGTGAACTCGACGCAGAGGCATATTATGCTGAAACGGTTCGGTCCAAGAAGCGCAAGGAATTGCGTCGTCAGGCCAAGCGATTGGCCGAGATGGGCAACCTAAAATTTTCGCATAGCATGGATGATATCGGGCTGGGGTCATGGATCAACGATTTCCTAGCGCTAGAGCGGCAAAGCTGGAAAGGGCAAGAAGGCTCGGCGCTTGATTGTTCGGGTGAAACGCGCAGCTTCTTTCACGAAGCGTTGGCAGGCGCAGCAAGATCCGGTCAGCTCGAACGCCATGATCTCAGGCTGGATGACAAGCCGCTGGCGATGCTGGTGAATTTTCATTCCGCTCCGGGAAGCTTCTCTTTCAAAACTGCCTATGATGCCAACTATGCGCGCTTTTCCCCCGGCGTTTTGCTGCAATTGGAAAATCTCAAAATACTCGGGCAACCGGCTATTGACTGGATGGACAGCTGCGCAGCGGAGGACCATCCGATGATCGATAGGCTTTGGTCCGGGCGCCGCCATATTGGCCGTTTTTCCATCGAACTGAAAGGCCTGTCGCGTACCGCGATGTTCCGAAGTGTGCGCTTGGGCGAAGACTTGATGGCGCATATCAAAAAGCGGGAAATTGTCGATATTGCGCAGGTGCAGACATGA
- a CDS encoding TonB-dependent receptor, producing MTQSSPRYFGASILALSILNALPAYAQSNDDDLENEEIVVTAERLRGSVITEVPPIVELDADDIASYGVSSVEDLVGELSSQTTSNRGRGSGRPIVLINGQRTSGFRDIRDLPPEAIKSVQVFPEELALQYGYAPDERVINFILQDDYTGLGAEVEYGVPTRGDMGKTELESTFTRIGENSRLNLDIEYETQTAITEAERGIIQDSAGDLVNLGRFRTLSAPTDTVEFNGNYSRTFANGMSLSLNGGYVYDKSRALLGLPSGTLDLPVTGDSLFRYFTQFGPLRKTVETNTFQGGAVLNGMLSGWRWSLTADYARVETETETDNSGDISALQAAIDAGTVDPFAANFGALLSPPITDEARSVSNTLESLATISGGLLNLPSGSVTTTLRGGYRRQDLDSRDTTDGLTTLSSLGRDNFNAGINIDIPLADENIDVAETIGQLSINGNLGYSELSDFGGLVEFGFGLNWEPLDGLVFTASAIGEEAAPTIQQLGNPVIVTPNVTTFDFTNGETVLASITTGGNLNLPAEKRRDIKLAVNYSPEWLDGMMFLGEYIRNNSENVASDFPILTEEIEAAFPDRVTRDETGRLVAIDQRPVNYSNVRSESIRYGLEFSKRFGQRRGARGPRGAGGRPGGGGGGPPGDRPPPESGAGTEQSEAGRPDAERSSDRAGRPPRSSRGPGRRGGGRWRVSAYHTVHIDERVLIRPGVEELDLLNGSAIGSTGGQPRHEFELQGRWFNNGIGFRLQAEHQTATRVDGGLTSSDLRFSDLTTLNLRMFINLDDRGTLTERFKFLKGSRIAFRIDNVFNDIQDVRDSDGLVPLRYQPGFIDPIGRYVEVSFRKRF from the coding sequence ATGACCCAATCCTCCCCTAGATATTTTGGGGCCAGCATATTGGCCCTTTCCATTTTAAATGCGCTTCCTGCTTACGCCCAATCCAATGACGACGATCTTGAAAACGAGGAAATTGTCGTCACCGCCGAACGCCTGCGCGGGTCTGTAATCACAGAAGTCCCACCGATTGTGGAGCTCGATGCGGATGATATTGCCAGCTATGGTGTGTCCTCTGTCGAAGACCTGGTCGGAGAGCTCAGTTCGCAAACCACTTCCAACCGCGGAAGAGGCAGCGGACGGCCAATTGTGCTGATCAACGGCCAGCGCACATCGGGTTTCCGCGACATTCGTGATCTGCCACCGGAAGCGATTAAAAGCGTTCAGGTGTTCCCGGAAGAGCTGGCCCTGCAATATGGTTATGCCCCCGATGAGCGCGTGATCAACTTCATCCTGCAGGATGATTATACCGGGCTTGGGGCCGAGGTGGAATATGGCGTCCCGACCCGCGGAGACATGGGCAAGACGGAGCTGGAATCTACCTTCACTCGCATTGGCGAGAACAGCCGGCTGAACCTGGATATCGAATATGAAACGCAAACTGCGATTACCGAGGCAGAGCGCGGTATCATTCAGGATTCGGCTGGCGATCTGGTTAATCTGGGGCGTTTCCGGACATTAAGCGCGCCAACGGATACGGTTGAATTTAACGGCAACTACAGCCGCACCTTTGCCAATGGCATGTCGCTGTCGCTCAATGGTGGATATGTTTACGACAAGTCCCGCGCTCTGTTGGGACTGCCAAGCGGGACGCTGGATTTACCGGTGACTGGTGACAGCCTGTTTCGCTATTTCACCCAATTTGGTCCGCTGCGCAAAACGGTCGAGACCAACACCTTTCAGGGCGGCGCGGTGCTGAACGGCATGCTATCCGGCTGGCGCTGGTCCCTGACCGCGGATTATGCGCGAGTGGAAACCGAAACCGAGACTGATAATAGCGGTGATATCAGCGCCCTGCAGGCGGCGATTGACGCCGGCACAGTCGACCCGTTTGCCGCCAACTTTGGGGCCTTGCTATCGCCCCCAATCACCGATGAGGCGCGATCGGTCAGCAACACGCTTGAATCCCTGGCAACCATCTCCGGCGGGCTCTTGAACCTGCCCTCCGGTTCGGTCACCACGACCTTGCGCGGCGGCTATAGAAGGCAGGATCTCGACAGCCGCGACACCACCGATGGCCTCACGACGCTGAGCAGCCTCGGCCGGGATAATTTCAATGCCGGTATCAATATCGACATTCCTCTTGCGGACGAGAATATTGATGTTGCCGAAACTATTGGCCAACTGTCGATCAATGGTAATTTGGGCTATAGTGAGCTGTCCGATTTTGGCGGGCTGGTGGAATTCGGCTTTGGCCTGAACTGGGAACCGCTCGACGGCCTGGTGTTCACCGCGTCGGCCATTGGGGAAGAAGCCGCGCCCACCATCCAGCAGCTTGGCAATCCGGTCATAGTCACACCGAATGTCACCACTTTCGACTTCACCAATGGCGAAACCGTGCTGGCCAGCATTACCACCGGCGGTAATCTGAACCTGCCAGCGGAAAAACGGCGAGATATCAAACTGGCGGTCAATTACAGCCCTGAATGGCTGGATGGCATGATGTTCCTGGGCGAATATATTCGCAACAATAGCGAGAATGTTGCGTCCGATTTTCCCATTCTGACGGAAGAAATCGAGGCTGCTTTTCCCGACCGTGTCACGCGTGATGAAACAGGCCGTCTCGTCGCCATTGATCAGCGCCCAGTCAATTACAGCAATGTCCGCAGCGAGAGCATTCGATATGGTCTGGAATTTTCCAAACGCTTTGGCCAAAGGCGCGGGGCACGCGGACCTCGCGGCGCAGGCGGAAGGCCAGGCGGCGGAGGTGGCGGACCGCCTGGCGACCGGCCACCACCAGAAAGTGGTGCCGGTACCGAGCAATCCGAAGCAGGCCGGCCTGATGCCGAACGTTCGAGCGATCGCGCGGGTCGGCCACCGCGCAGCAGTCGTGGCCCCGGCAGGCGAGGTGGCGGTCGCTGGCGTGTATCGGCTTATCACACCGTTCACATCGATGAGCGTGTATTGATCCGCCCCGGTGTCGAAGAGTTAGACTTGCTGAACGGCTCAGCAATCGGCTCAACCGGCGGTCAGCCCCGCCATGAATTTGAGCTACAAGGCCGCTGGTTCAACAATGGCATAGGTTTCCGTCTTCAGGCAGAGCATCAAACCGCCACGCGCGTAGATGGCGGTCTGACCAGCTCCGATCTGAGATTTTCCGATCTGACTACGCTCAACCTGCGTATGTTTATCAATCTGGATGATCGCGGCACTCTGACCGAGCGATTCAAATTCCTCAAAGGCAGCCGGATCGCGTTTCGGATCGATAATGTCTTCAACGATATTCAGGACGTGCGGGACAGCGATGGATTGGTTCCACTTAGATATCAGCCGGGATTTATCGATCCAATCGGGCGCTATGTTGAGGTGAGTTTTCGCAAGCGATTTTAG
- a CDS encoding sodium-translocating pyrophosphatase, which translates to MTVVTISIICGLIAVLYGFITSRQVLGAPAGNEKMQDIAAAIQEGAQAYLNRQYRAIGIVGVVVAVIVYLFLGGISTVGFLVGAILSGVAGYIGMNISVRANVRTAQGASDSLQTGLTVAFRAGAVTGMLVAGLALLAISIFFWVLTTQMGLEANSRTVIDSLVALAFGASLISIFARLGGGIFTKAADVGADLVGKVEAGIPEDDPRNPATIADNVGDNVGDCAGMAADLFETYVVTVGATMVLLALLFGDLVGDTMLNSLMALPLIVGGVCIITSIIGTYMVRLGNGTNIMGALYKGFITTAVLSIPAIWYVTMRTVGDMNAVIGANLDGTGGFTGMALFWSMMVGLAVTGLIIWITEYYTGTEYRPVRSIAKSSETGHGTNVIQGLAISMEATALPTLVIVVGIVVAFQLAGLIGLAFAATSMLALAGMVVALDAYGPVTDNAGGIAEMSGLDESVRDKTDALDAVGNTTKAVTKGYAIGSAGLAALVLFSAYTADLREFFPDLQVSFSLENPYVIVGLLLGALLPYLFGAMGMTAVGRAAGDVVVDVRDQFAKDKGIMDGTSRPNYARTVDLVTKAAIKEMILPSLLPVLAPIVVYFGVTAVSDQSNGFAALGALLLGVIVSGLFVALSMTAGGGAWDNAKKYIEDGNHGGKGSEAHKAAVTGDTVGDPYKDTAGPAVNPMIKITNIVALLLLAALAHGMA; encoded by the coding sequence ATGACTGTTGTCACCATTTCAATAATATGCGGTTTAATAGCCGTTTTATATGGGTTTATTACAAGCCGTCAGGTGCTCGGCGCGCCGGCTGGCAATGAAAAAATGCAGGACATTGCAGCGGCCATTCAGGAAGGTGCGCAAGCCTATCTGAACCGCCAATATCGCGCGATCGGTATCGTTGGCGTTGTGGTTGCGGTTATTGTTTACTTGTTCCTTGGCGGCATATCGACCGTCGGTTTCCTGGTCGGCGCTATTCTTTCTGGCGTTGCAGGTTATATTGGCATGAATATCTCGGTTCGCGCCAATGTACGCACTGCACAGGGCGCTAGTGACAGCCTTCAAACTGGCCTCACCGTCGCATTTCGCGCTGGCGCTGTAACCGGCATGTTGGTGGCTGGCCTTGCGCTTCTTGCTATTTCCATTTTCTTCTGGGTGCTCACCACGCAAATGGGCCTTGAAGCCAATAGCCGAACAGTGATTGACTCGCTTGTAGCCCTGGCATTCGGTGCTTCGCTGATTTCCATCTTTGCGCGTCTGGGCGGCGGTATTTTTACCAAAGCAGCTGACGTTGGCGCCGACCTGGTCGGTAAGGTTGAAGCGGGTATTCCAGAGGATGATCCACGCAACCCTGCTACTATCGCGGACAATGTTGGCGATAATGTTGGTGACTGTGCTGGTATGGCGGCAGACCTTTTCGAAACCTATGTTGTGACCGTTGGTGCAACCATGGTTCTTCTGGCTCTTCTGTTTGGCGATCTGGTTGGTGATACCATGCTCAACAGCCTGATGGCTCTGCCTCTGATCGTTGGTGGTGTATGTATCATTACCTCGATCATCGGTACTTACATGGTTCGCCTGGGTAACGGCACAAATATCATGGGCGCTTTGTACAAAGGCTTCATCACTACAGCTGTTCTGTCGATCCCGGCGATCTGGTACGTCACAATGCGCACCGTCGGTGACATGAATGCTGTTATCGGCGCTAATCTGGATGGCACAGGCGGTTTCACTGGCATGGCCCTGTTCTGGTCGATGATGGTTGGTCTGGCCGTTACCGGTTTGATCATCTGGATCACCGAATATTATACCGGCACGGAATATCGCCCGGTCCGTTCGATCGCTAAATCATCGGAAACTGGTCATGGTACCAACGTGATCCAAGGCCTTGCTATTTCGATGGAAGCTACCGCATTGCCGACATTGGTAATCGTAGTCGGCATCGTTGTGGCGTTCCAGCTCGCTGGTCTGATCGGTTTGGCTTTTGCTGCAACATCGATGCTGGCCCTTGCTGGTATGGTTGTGGCTCTTGATGCTTACGGCCCCGTAACCGACAATGCTGGCGGTATCGCCGAAATGTCCGGTCTGGATGAAAGCGTTCGGGATAAAACCGATGCTCTCGATGCTGTGGGTAACACCACCAAAGCGGTTACCAAGGGCTATGCCATTGGTTCTGCTGGTCTGGCAGCACTCGTCCTGTTCTCGGCTTACACAGCTGACCTCAGAGAGTTCTTCCCGGATCTGCAAGTCAGCTTCAGCCTCGAAAATCCATATGTGATTGTTGGCCTGTTGCTTGGTGCGTTGCTGCCTTATCTCTTCGGAGCCATGGGCATGACCGCTGTGGGCCGTGCTGCCGGTGATGTTGTTGTCGATGTCCGCGATCAGTTCGCCAAGGACAAGGGCATTATGGATGGCACATCGCGTCCAAACTATGCCCGTACGGTGGACCTTGTGACCAAGGCGGCGATCAAGGAAATGATCCTGCCATCGCTGCTTCCGGTTCTGGCACCGATTGTGGTCTATTTCGGGGTTACGGCTGTATCGGACCAGTCCAATGGGTTTGCGGCTCTGGGCGCATTGCTACTCGGCGTGATCGTCTCCGGTCTGTTCGTTGCCCTGTCGATGACAGCCGGTGGCGGCGCATGGGACAATGCGAAGAAATATATCGAAGACGGCAATCATGGCGGCAAGGGCAGTGAAGCCCATAAAGCGGCTGTGACGGGCGATACAGTGGGTGATCCTTATAAGGATACCGCTGGTCCAGCCGTGAATCCGATGATCAAGATTACCAATATTGTTGCCCTGCTGCTGCTCGCGGCGCTGGCACACGGCATGGCATAA
- a CDS encoding ribonuclease E/G, with product MAPDFQNGWLYEAGIGENRAAHIVDGALAGVRVEREQVGAKLGSIVDAQFTQQWVAGSSGIATLDSGEQCLLQPLPKDLTEGATVRVEIVREALNEKGGQSKRAKARPAGEGAALVQGPSLLDSIKASGAAIHQLQAHEPDMLAAMGWHEAIEQAESGRIDFDGGSLLVSLTPAMTVIDVDGPLKPLELAKRAAKEIALALTRFDIGGSVGVDFPTLQAKAERTEVCVIFDEYMAGNCERTAINGFGFMQVVSRKTGPSVLDVMQADKVLSATLALLRQAERAQGTGAMRLDVHPAIAAKVKHRQAWLDALSRRTGRSISVAAKGDIAIAGGQVS from the coding sequence ATGGCGCCTGATTTCCAAAATGGCTGGCTCTATGAAGCCGGTATTGGTGAAAACCGCGCCGCGCATATTGTTGACGGCGCATTGGCCGGTGTCCGCGTAGAGCGAGAACAAGTTGGCGCGAAGCTCGGCTCTATTGTCGATGCCCAGTTTACGCAGCAATGGGTGGCGGGATCGTCGGGTATAGCGACACTCGACAGTGGGGAGCAATGCCTGTTGCAACCACTGCCGAAAGACCTGACCGAAGGCGCAACTGTGCGCGTGGAAATTGTTCGGGAGGCTTTGAACGAAAAAGGTGGGCAATCGAAACGGGCCAAGGCGCGACCGGCAGGCGAGGGCGCCGCTCTGGTACAAGGCCCCAGCCTGCTGGATAGCATCAAAGCCAGCGGAGCAGCGATCCATCAACTGCAGGCGCATGAACCGGACATGCTGGCGGCCATGGGTTGGCATGAGGCGATAGAACAGGCGGAATCCGGACGCATTGATTTTGACGGCGGAAGCCTTCTGGTTTCACTCACACCGGCGATGACGGTGATTGATGTAGATGGGCCGCTTAAACCATTGGAACTGGCCAAACGCGCGGCGAAAGAAATTGCGCTGGCACTGACTCGGTTTGATATTGGCGGCTCGGTTGGTGTGGATTTTCCGACCTTGCAGGCAAAGGCAGAGCGTACGGAAGTCTGCGTGATATTTGATGAATATATGGCCGGTAATTGCGAACGGACGGCGATAAATGGCTTTGGCTTCATGCAGGTGGTGAGCCGCAAGACGGGGCCTTCGGTTCTGGACGTGATGCAGGCGGACAAGGTGCTGAGTGCGACCCTCGCTCTGTTGCGCCAGGCGGAACGGGCTCAAGGGACTGGTGCTATGCGGCTGGACGTGCATCCAGCGATTGCAGCGAAGGTGAAGCATCGGCAGGCTTGGCTGGATGCGCTGTCCAGGCGTACCGGTCGTAGCATTTCGGTCGCCGCAAAAGGCGATATCGCTATCGCAGGCGGGCAGGTCAGCTAA
- the infA gene encoding translation initiation factor IF-1 codes for MAKEELLEMKGIIRELLPNAMFRVELENGHEVLGHTAGKMRKNRIRVLVGDEVLVELTPYDLTKGRITYRFK; via the coding sequence ATGGCAAAAGAAGAACTATTAGAAATGAAGGGGATAATCCGCGAATTACTCCCCAATGCAATGTTCCGGGTCGAATTGGAAAATGGTCATGAAGTCCTTGGCCATACCGCTGGCAAGATGCGCAAAAACCGCATCCGTGTGCTGGTTGGTGATGAAGTACTCGTTGAACTCACACCTTATGACCTGACCAAAGGTCGTATCACTTATCGCTTTAAATAA